The following coding sequences lie in one Hyalangium ruber genomic window:
- a CDS encoding SDR family oxidoreductase — MAEGVFKDGLLAGKVAFVTGGSSGINLGIAERFVQAGAKVVINGRNVEKLEGAVKSLQAHGTAMGVPADVRDYASVEKAFQTARDAYGEIDILVCGAAGNFPAPALGMSSNGFKAVMDIDVVGTFNACRAGFEHLRKPGASVINISAPQAFLPTAMQAHVCAAKAGVDMLTRVLAIEWGGAGVRINSISPGPIDDTEGMRRLAPSEDARNKIVQSLPLQRMGAKSDISNLALFLASDAASYITGSVMLCDGGWSLLGSGVIMQAISG, encoded by the coding sequence ATGGCTGAAGGGGTATTCAAGGACGGGCTGCTCGCGGGCAAGGTGGCCTTCGTCACCGGCGGCAGCAGCGGTATCAACCTCGGCATCGCCGAGCGCTTCGTGCAGGCTGGCGCCAAGGTCGTCATCAATGGCCGCAACGTGGAGAAGCTCGAGGGCGCGGTGAAGTCGCTCCAGGCCCACGGCACGGCCATGGGCGTGCCGGCGGACGTGCGCGACTACGCCTCCGTGGAGAAGGCTTTCCAGACGGCGCGCGACGCGTACGGGGAGATCGACATCCTGGTGTGCGGCGCGGCGGGCAACTTCCCGGCGCCGGCGCTCGGCATGTCCTCCAACGGCTTCAAGGCGGTGATGGACATCGACGTGGTGGGCACCTTCAACGCGTGCCGGGCCGGCTTCGAGCACCTGCGCAAGCCGGGGGCCTCGGTCATCAACATCTCCGCGCCGCAGGCGTTTCTGCCCACGGCCATGCAGGCGCACGTGTGCGCGGCGAAGGCGGGCGTGGACATGCTCACGCGCGTGCTGGCCATCGAGTGGGGCGGCGCTGGGGTGCGCATCAACTCCATCTCCCCGGGGCCCATCGATGACACCGAGGGCATGCGGCGGTTGGCGCCCTCCGAGGATGCGCGCAACAAGATCGTCCAGTCCCTGCCGCTGCAGCGCATGGGCGCCAAGTCGGACATCTCCAACCTCGCGCTCTTCCTGGCCTCCGACGCGGCTTCCTACATCACCGGCTCGGTGATGCTGTGCGATGGCGGCTGGTCGCTCCTGGGCTCGGGGGTGATCATGCAGGCGATCAGCGGCTGA
- a CDS encoding lamin tail domain-containing protein, which translates to MPLRSLSLAWLLGLSLLVLALLTGCGGGEPKPPTPPTPPTPPTASPDASRSSVAVAPATGARADGSDLVTVTVTVRDGSGEPLSGYAVRLEVSGAGVAVTQPTVKSNASGVTTASVTSTQAGLKQVTALVEGGEGVVVLDERPSIEFVNPPATKLVFSEAALSAMAGEPVGPVLEVSLQDDAGRTVTEAVDEVSLSLAAGPPSAVLEGSLTARAVNGVARFPGAVLKQAGTGYALRATSGGLAPATSSSFEVLPGAPTALRFVTQPVGGRVRAALSAVRVELIDSFGNRSRVSSPTVVVSLSGGNPASQLSGTLAVDPVEGLATFSELFVDQEGGAFQLTTGAGALPTVDSNPFDVLDGTPPAAVSLTSTGQSFSSITLAWTAVGDDGSLGQATSHELRYSTLPITTREEFDAATLAMSGIPQAPGSAESFTVEGLSAATRYSFAVVVWDSAGNASLPEAQPVATLDPCEGVVCEVPEPTCAVDAVTRVTFSSTCVLDGNAPTCQDTETRVACPGADGVCFAGACGTASGPAPGELSISELMHSPSSGTTEYIELHNASQRLLNIAGVQVEHTAGGAVAGGFTLSSGPGHAVLIPAGGSYVLGQSEDFATNGGVPVDYAYGSAFELGAEGRLTVRTTSGTLLEDFTWSSSFPQTSGRSMNLASAVVGTWAYRQPWYWCDSSVDVRLLGGDYGTPGQPNETCGVNVGPAPVFCNIQYPKTFPDPFDPWTYPAVIPYGSRKTLYSQFSAPSLTDRNLAGNDDYPHVQVELGYGTSADPANWQWSSSRFNPFYDTTSPAFDTYKDENWGWLRIFTPGTYSYGFRYRLYDPVGRSFSGYTYCDQNGIAPEPSVGNYGTVTVGAEPLGPTDHVVISEFSSRGTDGVSVNDTDEFIELYNPTETAVDISGWKVQYLPAQGRHFQDLATVPQGTSLAPRSFYLIAHTGYAGSVAPALRYAQPTSHEGGNIRIGWNWLGSNIVDSATVDNLGWGSAYAPEGEAAPVASAAGSLERKAALLSTPGSMEGGADATRGNGIDSDWNADDFVVRTARQPQNNAHPPESP; encoded by the coding sequence ATGCCGCTTCGTTCCCTCTCGCTCGCCTGGCTGCTCGGGCTGAGCCTCCTGGTCCTCGCTCTACTCACGGGGTGTGGCGGGGGTGAACCGAAGCCGCCGACTCCACCCACGCCACCGACTCCGCCCACAGCGTCTCCGGATGCGAGCCGCTCCTCGGTCGCGGTGGCTCCGGCGACGGGGGCTCGGGCGGACGGCAGTGACCTGGTGACGGTGACCGTCACGGTGCGCGATGGCTCCGGTGAGCCCTTGTCCGGGTATGCGGTGCGACTCGAAGTCTCCGGCGCGGGCGTCGCCGTCACGCAGCCCACGGTGAAGAGCAATGCCAGCGGCGTGACGACCGCCTCGGTGACGTCCACCCAGGCAGGGCTCAAGCAGGTGACGGCGCTGGTCGAAGGTGGGGAGGGCGTGGTGGTGCTCGACGAGCGGCCCTCCATCGAGTTCGTGAACCCTCCCGCGACGAAGCTCGTCTTCTCGGAGGCGGCCCTGTCGGCGATGGCGGGCGAGCCGGTGGGCCCGGTGCTGGAGGTCTCCCTTCAGGATGACGCGGGGCGCACCGTGACGGAGGCGGTGGACGAAGTCTCGCTCTCGCTGGCGGCGGGGCCTCCTTCGGCGGTGCTGGAGGGCTCGCTTACGGCGCGGGCCGTCAACGGCGTGGCGCGGTTTCCGGGCGCGGTGCTGAAGCAAGCAGGCACGGGCTATGCGCTGAGAGCCACGTCGGGCGGGCTGGCTCCCGCGACGAGTTCCTCCTTCGAGGTGCTGCCCGGGGCGCCCACGGCGTTGCGGTTCGTCACCCAGCCCGTCGGCGGCCGGGTGCGTGCCGCGCTCTCTGCCGTTCGGGTCGAGCTGATCGATTCCTTCGGCAACCGCTCGCGTGTCTCCAGCCCTACGGTGGTGGTCTCTCTCTCGGGTGGAAATCCCGCCTCCCAGCTCAGCGGCACGCTGGCCGTGGATCCTGTCGAGGGCCTGGCGACCTTCTCAGAGCTCTTCGTGGACCAGGAGGGCGGCGCTTTCCAGCTCACGACGGGGGCCGGCGCGCTTCCCACGGTGGACAGCAATCCCTTTGATGTCCTCGACGGTACGCCCCCGGCCGCGGTGTCGCTCACGAGCACGGGCCAGTCCTTCTCGAGCATCACGCTGGCCTGGACCGCCGTGGGGGATGATGGAAGCCTGGGCCAGGCCACCTCCCACGAGCTGCGCTACTCGACGCTTCCCATCACCACGCGGGAGGAGTTCGACGCGGCGACGCTGGCGATGTCCGGAATTCCCCAGGCGCCTGGGAGCGCGGAGTCCTTCACCGTCGAGGGATTGAGCGCCGCCACGCGGTACTCCTTTGCCGTGGTGGTCTGGGACTCGGCGGGCAACGCGAGTCTCCCAGAGGCTCAACCTGTGGCGACCTTGGACCCCTGCGAGGGCGTGGTCTGCGAGGTGCCCGAGCCGACCTGCGCGGTGGACGCCGTCACGCGCGTCACCTTCAGCTCCACCTGTGTCCTCGATGGCAACGCGCCCACCTGCCAGGACACGGAGACGCGAGTGGCCTGTCCTGGCGCGGACGGGGTGTGCTTCGCGGGGGCGTGCGGCACCGCGTCCGGGCCGGCGCCGGGTGAGTTGTCCATCTCCGAGCTGATGCACAGCCCGTCTTCCGGAACGACGGAGTACATCGAGCTCCACAACGCCTCGCAGCGGCTGCTGAACATCGCCGGCGTCCAGGTGGAGCACACGGCGGGGGGCGCTGTTGCCGGAGGCTTCACGCTGAGCTCCGGACCGGGCCATGCGGTGCTCATCCCCGCCGGAGGCTCGTACGTGCTCGGCCAGAGCGAGGACTTCGCGACCAATGGCGGCGTCCCCGTGGACTACGCCTACGGCTCCGCGTTCGAGCTCGGCGCAGAGGGGCGCCTCACGGTCCGCACGACGTCCGGCACGCTGCTCGAGGACTTCACCTGGTCGAGCAGCTTTCCACAGACGTCCGGCCGCTCCATGAACCTCGCCTCGGCGGTGGTTGGCACGTGGGCCTATCGGCAGCCCTGGTACTGGTGCGACTCGAGCGTGGACGTGCGGCTGCTCGGAGGCGATTACGGGACACCGGGTCAGCCCAACGAGACCTGCGGGGTGAACGTGGGCCCGGCGCCGGTGTTCTGCAACATCCAGTACCCAAAGACGTTCCCCGACCCGTTCGATCCGTGGACCTATCCGGCGGTCATCCCCTACGGCTCGCGGAAGACCCTCTACAGCCAGTTCTCGGCCCCGAGCCTGACGGACCGCAACCTCGCGGGCAACGACGACTACCCGCACGTCCAGGTGGAGCTGGGCTACGGCACGAGCGCCGACCCCGCCAACTGGCAATGGTCGTCCTCTCGGTTCAATCCCTTCTACGACACGACCTCGCCCGCGTTCGATACCTATAAGGATGAGAACTGGGGCTGGCTGCGCATCTTCACCCCAGGGACGTACTCCTACGGCTTCCGCTACCGGCTGTATGACCCGGTGGGGCGCTCCTTCTCGGGCTACACGTACTGCGACCAGAACGGCATCGCCCCTGAGCCGAGCGTGGGGAATTACGGCACCGTGACGGTGGGCGCGGAGCCCCTCGGTCCCACCGACCATGTCGTCATCAGCGAGTTCTCCTCGAGGGGCACCGATGGCGTGTCCGTCAACGACACCGACGAGTTCATCGAGCTCTACAACCCCACCGAGACCGCCGTGGACATCAGCGGGTGGAAGGTCCAGTACCTGCCCGCGCAGGGGCGGCACTTCCAGGACCTCGCCACGGTGCCCCAGGGAACCAGCCTCGCGCCCCGGAGCTTCTACCTCATCGCCCACACCGGCTATGCCGGCAGCGTGGCGCCGGCGCTGCGCTACGCCCAGCCCACCTCGCACGAGGGGGGCAACATCCGAATCGGCTGGAACTGGCTGGGCTCGAACATCGTGGACTCCGCCACGGTGGACAACCTCGGCTGGGGCTCGGCCTACGCGCCCGAGGGTGAGGCTGCGCCAGTCGCCAGCGCCGCCGGCAGCCTGGAGCGCAAGGCCGCCCTCCTGTCCACGCCTGGGAGCATGGAAGGGGGGGCGGACGCCACCCGAGGCAATGGCATCGACTCGGACTGGAATGCGGATGACTTCGTGGTGCGCACGGCCCGTCAACCGCAGAACAACGCCCACCCTCCAGAGTCTCCCTAG
- a CDS encoding M3 family metallopeptidase — MPATPDAARLITCPPEEFRRASEAALATARSGIERLKSLPAPRKVREALEIYDEATAALSDASARASVARHSHPDEAMRKASEDSEQQLEMLATEIALDRGVYDVIASLDVSGEDAPTRKWVEKLLRDFRRAGVDRDEATRTRVKELQEELVRIGQEFDRNIREDVRTVELPPSALEGLPADYVRAHAPGPDGKVRITTDYPDLVPFMTYAKDGSAREKLWRANRSRAFPKNVEVLQRLLERRHELATLLGYVNWAAYATEDKMIRSERNAGDFIEKIATASEERSRRDYQVLLQRKRQDEPGATRVEPWDQAYLDDRVKAEQYSFDSQSVRPYFEYTRVKQGVLDITSRLFGVSYRRVAGAPVWHPDVEAYDVLQGETQVGRFYLDMHPRADKYKHAAQFTLVTGKQGQRLPEAVLMCNFPKPGVEPALMQHGDVETFFHEFGHLLHHLFGGHTPWAGLSGVRTEWDFVEAPSQMLEEWARDVAALQSFARHYQTNEPLPADVIQRMKKADDFGKGLWVRQQMFYAALSLELYRRTPKGLDATAVVRELQSKYTPFPYVEGTYFHLSFGHLDGYSAIYYTYMWSLVIAKDLFTVFQDKGLLNPEPAQAYRRAVLEPGGSKDAAVLVKDFLGRDYDFRAYETWLNAG; from the coding sequence GTGCCTGCCACTCCCGACGCCGCCCGTCTCATCACCTGCCCGCCGGAGGAGTTCCGCCGCGCCAGTGAGGCGGCCCTGGCCACCGCGCGCTCTGGCATCGAGCGTCTGAAGTCCCTGCCGGCTCCGCGCAAGGTCCGCGAGGCCCTCGAGATCTACGACGAGGCCACCGCCGCCCTCTCCGACGCCAGCGCCCGCGCCAGCGTCGCGCGCCACAGCCACCCGGACGAGGCCATGCGCAAGGCCTCCGAGGATTCCGAGCAGCAGCTGGAGATGCTCGCCACGGAGATCGCCCTCGACCGGGGCGTCTACGACGTCATCGCCTCGCTGGATGTCTCCGGAGAGGACGCGCCCACCCGCAAGTGGGTGGAGAAGCTGCTGCGCGACTTCCGACGCGCCGGCGTGGACCGCGACGAGGCCACGCGCACCCGGGTGAAGGAGCTTCAGGAGGAGCTGGTCCGCATCGGCCAGGAATTCGACCGCAACATCCGCGAGGACGTGCGGACCGTGGAGCTGCCGCCCTCGGCCCTCGAGGGGCTGCCGGCCGACTACGTGCGGGCCCACGCGCCGGGGCCGGACGGCAAGGTGCGCATCACCACCGACTACCCGGACCTCGTGCCCTTCATGACGTACGCGAAGGATGGCTCGGCGCGCGAGAAGCTGTGGCGGGCCAACCGCTCCCGCGCCTTCCCGAAGAACGTGGAGGTGCTGCAGCGGCTCCTGGAGCGGCGCCACGAGCTGGCCACGCTGCTGGGCTACGTCAACTGGGCGGCCTACGCCACCGAAGACAAGATGATCCGCAGCGAGCGCAACGCGGGGGACTTCATCGAGAAGATCGCCACCGCTTCAGAGGAGCGCAGCCGCCGCGACTACCAGGTGCTGCTGCAGCGCAAGCGCCAGGACGAGCCGGGCGCCACGCGCGTGGAGCCCTGGGACCAGGCGTACCTGGACGACCGGGTGAAGGCCGAGCAGTACAGCTTCGACTCCCAGTCGGTGCGCCCCTACTTCGAGTACACGCGGGTGAAGCAGGGCGTGCTGGACATCACCTCGCGCCTCTTCGGGGTGAGCTACCGCCGGGTGGCGGGCGCTCCCGTGTGGCACCCGGACGTGGAGGCGTATGACGTGCTCCAGGGGGAGACCCAGGTCGGCCGCTTCTACCTGGACATGCACCCCCGGGCCGACAAGTACAAGCACGCGGCCCAGTTCACGCTGGTCACCGGCAAGCAGGGGCAGCGCCTGCCGGAGGCGGTGCTGATGTGCAACTTCCCCAAGCCCGGCGTGGAGCCGGCGCTGATGCAGCACGGCGACGTGGAGACGTTCTTCCACGAGTTCGGCCACTTGCTGCACCACCTCTTCGGTGGGCACACGCCGTGGGCGGGCCTGTCGGGGGTGCGCACCGAGTGGGACTTCGTGGAGGCGCCCTCGCAGATGCTGGAGGAGTGGGCCCGGGACGTGGCCGCGCTGCAGTCCTTCGCCAGGCACTACCAGACGAACGAGCCGCTGCCCGCGGACGTCATCCAGCGGATGAAGAAGGCAGACGACTTCGGCAAGGGCCTGTGGGTGCGCCAGCAGATGTTCTACGCGGCGCTCAGCCTGGAGCTGTACCGGCGCACGCCCAAGGGGCTGGATGCCACCGCCGTGGTGCGCGAGCTGCAGAGCAAGTACACGCCCTTCCCCTACGTGGAGGGCACCTACTTCCACCTGTCCTTCGGCCACCTGGATGGGTACTCGGCCATCTACTACACCTATATGTGGTCGCTGGTCATCGCGAAGGACCTGTTCACGGTGTTCCAGGACAAGGGGCTGCTCAACCCCGAGCCCGCGCAGGCCTACCGCCGCGCCGTGCTGGAACCGGGAGGCTCCAAGGACGCGGCGGTGCTGGTGAAGGACTTCCTGGGCCGCGACTACGACTTCCGCGCCTACGAGACGTGGCTCAACGCGGGGTGA